A single region of the Lycium barbarum isolate Lr01 chromosome 2, ASM1917538v2, whole genome shotgun sequence genome encodes:
- the LOC132627824 gene encoding low-temperature-induced cysteine proteinase-like, with translation MAIHPSTLSISILIILMSSVAVTSTATEDMSIITYNEKHHTIDKSSVQQRTDDEVMAMYESWLVEHKKVYNALGEKDKRFQIFKDNLKYIDEQNAMGKSYKLGLTQFADLTNEEYRSMYLGTKVDVSRRLSNIQSGRYAPKVGDSLPDSVDWRQKGVLVGVKNQGQCGSCWAFSAVAAIEAVNKMVTGDLISLSEQELVDCDTSYNSGCKGGLMDYAFKFVINNGGLDTEEDYPYTAKDGRCDQTRKNARVVTIDGYEDVPANNEKALKKAVAGQPVSVAIEAGGKDFQHYKSGIFTGNCGAAVDHGVVAVGYGSENGMDYWIVRNSWGASWGEKGYLRMQRNIANPKGLCGIATICSYPVKTGQNPPKPPPSPPSPVKPPTQCDDYNACSSGTTCCCVYEYYNYCFAWGCCPMEGATCCKDHRSCCPHDYPVCNVKAGTCSVSYNNPLAVKAMKHILAKPIGAFSNEGKKITY, from the exons ATGGCTATTCATCCATCCACTCTCTCTATCTCCATACTCATAATACTCATGTCCTCCGTCGCCGTAACATCTACGGCGACAGAGGACATGTCCATTATAACCTACAACGAAAAACATCACACGATTGACAAGTCATCGGTCCAACAACGGACCGATGACGAGGTCATGGCCATGTATGAATCATGGCTAGTTGAACACAAAAAGGTGTACAACGCTTTAGGAGAAAAAGACAAGAGATTTCAGATCTTTAAGGATAATCTTAAATACATAGATGAACAGAATGCTATGGGAAAAAGTTATAAGTTGGGGTTGACTCAGTTTGCTGATCTGACTAATGAGGAGTATAGGTCTATGTATTTGGGTACTAAGGTTGATGTTAGTCGTAGGTTGTCGAATATACAAAGTGGTCGGTATGCTCCTAAGGTTGGAGATAGTTTGCCGGATTCAGTTGACTGGAGGCAAAAAGGTGTACTTGTTGGTGTTAAAAATCAAGGACAATGTG GGAGTTGCTGGGCATTCTCAGCAGTTGCTGCCATTGAGGCAGTAAACAAGATGGTGACTGGAGATTTGATCTCGTTATCTGAGCAAGAGCTGGTAGATTGTGATACCTCCTATAACTCTGGTTGCAAAGGTGGTCTCATGGACTACGCCTTTAAGTTTGTCATAAATAACGGAGGACTTGACACTGAAGAAGATTATCCCTACACTGCCAAGGATGGAAGATGCGACCAAACAAGG AAAAATGCCAGGGTTGTCACCATTGACGGGTATGAAGATGTTCCTGCTAATAATGAAAAGGCACTGAAAAAGGCTGTCGCAGGGCAACCCGTCAGTGTTGCTATTGAAGCTGGTGGAAAAGACTTCCAGCACTATAAATCG GGTATCTTTACTGGAAATTGCGGTGCAGCAGTGGACCATGGTGTGGTTGCAGTAGGATATGGTAGCGAAAATGGAATGGATTATTGGATCGTGAGGAACTCGTGGGGTGCTTCTTGGGGAGAAAAAGGCTACCTCAGGATGCAACGAAACATTGCCAACCCGAAGGGTTTATGTGGTATTGCTACAATTTGCTCTTACCCTGTCAAGACAGGCCAAAATCCCCCAAAACCACCTCCATCTCCTCCATCACCGGTCAAGCCACCCACTCAATGTGATGATTATAACGCATGCTCATCAGGAACGACCTGTTGTTGTGTCTACGAGTACTACAACTACTGCTTTGCTTGGGGTTGCTGCCCTATGGAGGGAGCTACTTGTTGTAAAGACCATCGCAGTTGCTGCCCACATGATTATCCAGTCTGCAATGTTAAAGCCGGTACCTGCTCAGTT AGCTACAACAACCCTCTTGCAGTCAAAGCAATGAAGCATATTCTTGCCAAACCTATTGGGGCCTTCAGCAATGAGGGAAAGAAGATCACTTATTGA